Proteins encoded within one genomic window of Posidoniimonas corsicana:
- a CDS encoding ABC transporter ATP-binding protein: MPTLSLDNLSKTYRGGVEALRGVTLQAPDGRYVVLVGPSGSGKSTLLRLVAGLERPTTGGVLLDGQSIDRLPPHRRDVAMVFQQPTLYPYLTVRQNLGHGLKRLGLDRAAIGTRVGHAAAMLGVVPLLDRRPQQLSGGEAQRVALGRALARRPGVLLLDEPLSSLDAALRTQLRGELRKLHGQLGATTLHVTHDQAEALSLAELLVVVHEGRMLQSGPPMNLYHRPANQFVAGFLGNPGMNLWPGRIEGGRFAADNAPLTAHAAADHSGAATLGVRPERLRLNEPAGAPLGAGQVTALEPLGPDALAHVSIGALAAVARVPLPCRLTPGEEVSLTADAEDLHWFEPGAAGARIE; the protein is encoded by the coding sequence GTGCCCACCCTCTCCCTGGACAACCTGAGCAAGACCTACCGCGGGGGCGTCGAGGCCCTGCGCGGCGTCACACTCCAGGCGCCCGACGGCCGGTATGTCGTGCTGGTCGGCCCCAGCGGCTCGGGCAAGAGCACGCTGCTGCGGCTGGTGGCCGGGCTCGAGCGCCCCACCACAGGCGGGGTGCTGCTCGACGGCCAGTCGATCGACCGCCTGCCGCCCCACCGCCGCGACGTGGCGATGGTGTTCCAGCAGCCGACGCTCTACCCCTACCTGACCGTCCGCCAGAACCTGGGCCACGGCCTCAAGCGGCTCGGCCTGGACCGCGCCGCCATCGGCACGCGCGTCGGGCACGCGGCCGCCATGCTGGGCGTAGTGCCGCTGCTGGATCGCCGGCCCCAGCAGCTCTCCGGCGGCGAGGCCCAGCGGGTCGCGCTCGGCCGGGCGCTCGCCCGCCGGCCCGGCGTGCTGCTGCTGGACGAGCCGCTCTCGAGCCTCGACGCCGCGCTCCGCACGCAGCTCCGCGGCGAACTCCGCAAGCTCCACGGCCAGCTCGGCGCGACCACGCTGCACGTCACGCACGACCAGGCCGAGGCGCTCTCGCTCGCCGAGCTGCTGGTGGTTGTGCACGAGGGCCGCATGCTGCAGAGCGGCCCGCCGATGAACCTCTACCACCGCCCCGCCAACCAGTTTGTCGCCGGCTTCCTCGGCAACCCGGGCATGAACCTGTGGCCCGGCCGGATCGAGGGCGGGCGCTTCGCCGCGGACAACGCCCCGCTGACCGCGCACGCGGCCGCCGATCACAGCGGCGCGGCCACGCTGGGCGTGCGGCCGGAGCGGCTGCGGCTGAACGAACCCGCCGGCGCGCCGCTCGGCGCCGGGCAGGTGACCGCCCTCGAGCCGCTCGGGCCCGACGCGCTGGCGCACGTCAGCATTGGCGCGCTGGCGGCCGTGGCCCGCGTGCCGCTGCCCTGCCGCCTGACGCCGGGCGAGGAGGTTTCGCTCACCGCGGACGCCGAGGACCTCCACTGGTTCGAGCCCGGCGCCGCAGGCGCACGGATCGAGTAG
- a CDS encoding SDR family oxidoreductase encodes MAADLFDLTGEVAVVIGGTGALGGAMADALGAAGAAVAVVGRNAERGAAGVERITSAGGKAMFQAADALDKDSLQAARDAIAGGLGEPTVLVNAAGGNHPDATLKPGDDFCKLPVDAWDRVFDLNLSGGVVLPAQVFGAGFVKQGKGSMINIASMSGMIPLSRVVAYSAAKAAVINLTQFLAREWATTGVRVNAISPGFFPADQNRALLFNEDGSYTERGGQIIGHTPMARFGKADELAGAVVWLASERASSFVTGQNIVVDGGYSSTTI; translated from the coding sequence GTGGCTGCTGATCTGTTTGACCTGACTGGTGAAGTCGCCGTGGTGATCGGCGGCACGGGCGCGCTGGGCGGCGCGATGGCTGACGCGCTGGGCGCGGCGGGCGCCGCGGTGGCCGTAGTCGGACGCAACGCCGAGCGCGGCGCCGCGGGGGTGGAGCGGATCACCTCGGCCGGCGGCAAGGCGATGTTCCAGGCCGCCGACGCGCTGGACAAGGACAGCCTGCAGGCCGCGCGGGACGCGATCGCCGGCGGGCTCGGCGAGCCGACCGTGCTGGTCAACGCCGCCGGCGGCAACCACCCCGACGCCACCCTGAAGCCGGGCGACGACTTCTGCAAGCTGCCGGTCGACGCGTGGGACCGCGTGTTCGACCTCAACCTGTCGGGCGGCGTGGTGCTGCCGGCGCAGGTGTTCGGCGCGGGGTTCGTCAAGCAGGGCAAGGGCAGCATGATCAACATTGCGTCGATGAGCGGCATGATCCCGCTGTCGCGCGTGGTGGCGTACTCGGCCGCCAAGGCGGCGGTGATCAACCTCACGCAGTTCCTCGCCCGCGAGTGGGCCACCACAGGCGTGCGCGTGAACGCGATCAGCCCCGGCTTCTTCCCGGCCGACCAGAACCGCGCGCTGCTGTTCAACGAGGACGGCAGCTACACCGAGCGCGGCGGGCAGATCATCGGGCACACGCCGATGGCCCGCTTCGGCAAGGCGGACGAGCTGGCCGGCGCGGTGGTGTGGCTGGCGTCGGAGCGGGCGTCGTCGTTCGTGACCGGGCAGAACATCGTGGTGGACGGCGGGTACTCTTCGACGACGATCTAG
- a CDS encoding HD-GYP domain-containing protein, with product MSATTPQRTPIAMPMQCPDGFEPVHPVVLVRLGLWDMDLFLAGANGGKPVLLRGSGVEVDGQRIDALVESLETPVLVRSSDYQKLSEHLLDSLDGVVEDESIPSADRFVMVQTAAFAEVELASTLIDPERFVGASRRVGGVLVKLLQCGDMTPAEMFAVARHDHYTFTHVTNVCCYALQLAAELGVSDPDELHELAVGALLHDSGKRRIPPSLVRKPGRLTKSELAIVRMHPQHGFEDLARGASLTLRQLMMVYQHHERVDGAGYPVGLTGGEIHPWARLLAVVDVFDALTGRRPYRRPCSSEVALRHLKAHAGSHFDKEMVHCWSKIIAAE from the coding sequence ATGTCTGCTACCACGCCGCAGCGAACCCCAATCGCGATGCCGATGCAGTGCCCCGACGGCTTCGAGCCGGTGCACCCGGTGGTGCTGGTGCGGCTCGGGCTGTGGGACATGGACCTGTTCCTGGCCGGGGCCAACGGGGGGAAGCCGGTGCTGCTGCGCGGCTCAGGCGTGGAGGTGGACGGGCAGCGCATCGACGCGTTGGTCGAGTCGCTCGAGACCCCGGTGCTGGTCCGCAGCTCGGACTACCAGAAGCTGTCGGAGCACCTGCTCGACAGCCTGGACGGCGTCGTCGAGGACGAGTCGATCCCGTCTGCCGACCGGTTTGTGATGGTGCAGACCGCGGCCTTCGCCGAGGTCGAGCTGGCGTCGACGCTGATCGACCCGGAGCGGTTTGTCGGCGCCTCGCGGCGGGTCGGCGGCGTGCTGGTCAAGCTGCTGCAGTGCGGCGACATGACCCCCGCCGAGATGTTCGCGGTCGCCAGGCACGACCACTACACATTCACCCACGTGACGAACGTCTGCTGCTACGCGCTGCAGCTCGCGGCCGAGCTGGGCGTCTCCGACCCGGACGAGCTGCACGAGCTGGCGGTCGGCGCGTTGCTGCACGACTCCGGCAAGCGACGCATCCCGCCCTCGTTGGTCCGCAAGCCGGGCCGGCTGACCAAGTCGGAGCTGGCGATCGTGCGGATGCACCCGCAGCACGGGTTCGAAGACCTGGCGCGGGGCGCGTCGCTCACGCTGCGGCAGCTGATGATGGTTTACCAGCACCACGAGCGGGTCGACGGCGCCGGGTACCCGGTGGGTCTGACCGGCGGAGAGATCCATCCCTGGGCGCGGCTGCTGGCGGTGGTCGACGTGTTCGACGCGCTGACCGGCCGCCGCCCCTACCGCCGCCCCTGCTCCTCGGAGGTCGCGCTGCGGCACCTGAAGGCCCACGCGGGGTCCCACTTTGACAAGGAGATGGTCCATTGCTGGAGCAAGATCATAGCGGCGGAATGA
- a CDS encoding DUF3124 domain-containing protein, producing MAQLTEKDAEDFMRRFKLLIIGGGVLLAAVLLGGLLYMDSRLEAVRDALRFRQPSAVGEGPGDAITIEANHTTLNAAAGQTLYAPAYSHVYHQDGRSYLLTVTLSVRNTDPDGQIVVTSARYYDTDGKLLKNHLEKPLRLGPLATAEFLVERDDKSGGSGANFLVEWVAEQPVSPPMVQTVMIDTRGQQGISFACDARVIKEVTPNADGATTDAPPQG from the coding sequence ATGGCCCAACTCACCGAAAAAGACGCCGAAGACTTCATGCGGCGGTTCAAGCTGCTGATCATCGGCGGCGGCGTGCTGCTGGCCGCGGTGCTGCTGGGCGGCCTGCTGTACATGGACTCGCGGCTCGAGGCGGTCCGCGACGCGCTCCGCTTCCGCCAGCCGTCCGCGGTCGGCGAGGGCCCCGGCGACGCGATCACCATCGAGGCCAACCACACCACACTCAACGCGGCCGCCGGCCAGACGCTGTACGCGCCGGCGTACTCGCACGTCTACCACCAGGACGGCCGCTCGTACCTGCTGACCGTCACGCTCAGCGTCCGCAACACCGACCCGGACGGCCAGATCGTAGTGACCTCCGCCCGCTACTACGACACCGATGGCAAGCTGCTGAAGAACCACCTGGAGAAGCCGCTGCGGCTCGGCCCGCTGGCCACCGCCGAGTTCCTCGTCGAACGCGACGACAAGTCTGGCGGCAGCGGCGCCAACTTCCTGGTGGAGTGGGTCGCCGAGCAGCCGGTCAGCCCCCCCATGGTCCAGACCGTGATGATCGACACCCGCGGCCAGCAGGGCATCTCGTTCGCCTGCGACGCGCGGGTGATCAAGGAGGTCACCCCCAACGCCGACGGCGCCACCACCGACGCCCCGCCGCAGGGCTGA